The DNA sequence GTCCGCCTGGCGCCAGACCACCCCCTTGGGCAGCCCCGTGGTTCCTCCGGTGTAGAGCAGGTAGTGCGCTTCACCGCCGCTCGCCGGCAGGGGAGCGGCGGCGCCGCCCGCCCCCGCGGCCGCAGCGGTGTAATCGGCGGCGCGCGGTGCGGACCCGGCGGCCCGGGTCTCCCACGCGGCCGCAGCGGTACCGTCGTCGACGAGCACGACGTGCCCCAAGGCGGGCAGGTCGGCACCGCCGCCTTCGTCCAGCAGGCGGGCGGCGTGCGCCCGCTCGGCGACCAGGGCGGCGCAGCCGGAGTCGGCGAGCACGTACTCCAGTTCCGAGCGGATGTAGCGCTGATTGAGGTTGACCGGTACCGCGCCGGCCCGCAGCACGCCGAAGAACGCCTCCAGCCACTCGACCCGGTTGCGGCTCAGCAGTGCGACACGGGCACCCGGCGCGGTGCCCGCGGCGAGCAGGTGCCCGGCCAGCCGGTCGGCGCGGGCGTCGAGTTCGGCATAGGTGCGGCGCCGCCCGCCGCCCACGAGGGCGGTGCGCTCCGGCACGGCCGCGGCGACGGCCCGCAGCAGCCCCGCGAGCGTGAGGCGCCGCTCACCGGCGCCCGGGCGGATGTCGGCCCGCCCGCGCCCGCCCGGAGCGGCCGCGGAACGGCGGGCCCGTGGTGTGCGCTCGGCTGTCTCCGTCATGGGTCCCCCAGATCGGCGGCTTACCCGTGAAATGCCATGGCGACCGATCATGCCCCTATGGGACGCATCACAGCAGGCCGGGGGTGGGGTTGCGCCGCCGGCCCGGATCGGCCGACCGCCCGCCCGCCCCCGCGGACGGGCTCCCACGGGTCCCGCCCGGCTCACGAGCCACCGCTGTGAGCGCTTCACGCTCGCGGAGAGCGGGTATCCATCGAGCGGCTAATCGATCAAGGGTGATCGGAGGAACCTGGATGAGCGAGACCCGCGCTCTGGGACCGCAGGAGGCCGGCGGAGATCCCGCCGGTGCAGTCGACTCGACCGCCGAGCACATCCGGCTGGCCGAGACCCACTCCGCACACAACTACGCCCCCCTGCCCGTCGTCATCGCCGAAGGCGAGGGCGCCTGGGTGACCGACGTCGAGGGCCGAAGCTACCTCGACTGCCTGGCCGGATACTCCGCCGTGAACTTCGGCCACCGCAACCCCGAACTCGTCGCGGCCGCCAAGCGCCAGCTGGACCGCGTCACACTGACCAGCCGAGCCTTCTACCACGACCGCTTCGCGCCGTTCGCCGCCGCCCTGGCCGGGCTCGCCGGCAAGGGCCGGGTGCTGCCGATGAACTCCGGCGCCGAGGCGGTGGAGACCGCCGTCAAGGTCGCCCGCCGATGGGCCTACGACGTCAAGGGCGTGCCTGCCGACCAGGCCACCATCGTCGTCGCCGGCGGCAACTTCCACGGACGCACCACCACCATCGTCTCCTTCTCCGACGATCCCGACGCCTACGGCGGCTACGGCCCCTACACCCCCGGGTTCCGCTCCGTCCCCTACGGCGACGCCGACGCGGTCGCCGAGGCCGTCGACTCCACCACCGCGGCCGTGCTCGTGGAGCCGGTACAGGGCGAGGCCGGTGTGATCGTGCCGCCGCCCGACTACCTGCCGCGGCTGCGCGAGCTCTGCGACCGCAACCGCGTACTGCTCATCGCCGACGAGATCCAGTCGGGCCTGGGCCGCACCGGAACCGTGCGCGCCTGCGAGCACACCGGGGTGGTCCCCGACGCCTACCTCTTCGGCAAAGCGCTGGGCGGCGGCATCCTGCCGGTGTCGGCGATGGTCGCCGACGAGGACGTGCTGGGTGTCGTCAAACCCGGCCAGCACGGCAGCACCTTCGGCGGCAACCCCATGGCCTGCGCCATGGGTTCCGAGGTGGTGCGGATGCTGCGTGAGGGCCCCTACCTCGGCGACGCGCGGCGGCTGGGCGAGGTGCTGCGCACCCGGCTCAAGGAGCTGGAGGGCAGCGGCGCCGTCGCCACCCGCTGCATCGGCCTGTGGGCGGGCGTCGACGTTGCGCCGGAGCTGGCCACCGGGCGGCGGATGTGCGAGCTGCTGGCCGAGCGCGGCGTCCTCGTCAAGGACACCCACGGCTCCACGATCCGGTTGTCGCCGCCGCTGGTGATCTCCGAGGACGACCTGAACCGGGCACTCGACCAGGTTGCCGCGGTGCTGCACGACCTGGGCGCGACGCGCGCCTGATCCCGCCGGGATCCGGCCTGCCGTCCCCCTGCCGGCCGCCGCCCGGTCGGCACGGGGACGGCACCGGTGCGGGCCTCAGTCCAGTTCGCCCGCCAGTACCTCCGGGCTGGCGTTGTCCAGAGTCTCCTGCGCGGCGTACAGCGCCCGGTCCGGTCCCTCCTCCAACCGCTGCAGGACCTGCTCGGAGAACGCCCTGTGCCCGCGGGCGTTGGGGTGGAAGGTGCCGTGGTCGACCCGGACGCCGTCGGCGAAGTCGCCCAGCAGCACACCGTTGAGCCACGGCTTCTCGGAGCCGATCTCGTGCCCCTTCAACGCGTCGTACATCCGCACGTACTCCACACTGCCGGTCTGGCGGTCCTCGACGATCCCGGCGTCCAGCTCGGCCGTGCTCTGCCGCACCTGCTTGTTGAACCGCTTGAGCATGTGGTTCAACCACTCCTGGTCGTGGGGCGCCAGGGTGTAGTACATCCCCTCGGGATCGGTGGGGAAGAGCCGCGGATAGCCCACAACCAGGATGCGCGCGTCGGGCGCGCGCTCGCGGATCTCGTCGACGATGTCCTCGAAGGTGGAGTCGAACGCCCGCATATTCCGCTCGATGCGCTCCTCCTGGTCGCTGCACGCGGTGGTCTCCATCAGCGGCACGCGCAGCATGCACTTCTTCAGGATCGTGGTGAACCCGAGGTCGTTGCCGCCGATGCCGATGGTGACCAGCGAAGTGTGCGCGGTCACCCGCCCGATCTGCGACTTCGTCTCGCCCAGCGACTGCAGCATGGCTTCGCCGCGCTGGCGGCTGCACGCGAAGAACCCCAGCTGACCGGAGAAGTCGAAGGAGTCCGCCACGCGCTCGGGGTAGGCGTTGGCCGAGCGCCGGCATCCGCCCGAGGCGGCCGTGCCCTCGGCGTACTCGCCCGCGCCCTCGCCCGAGGAGTACGAGTCGCCCAAGGCGATGTAGTTGCCCCAGGTGGCCGCCTCCTCGGGGGTCAGGCGCTCGCGCCAGCCCGATGCGCCGTCGTAGTCGCGGCGGGGGTCCTCCAGGCGCGAGCAGCCCTGGCCGGTGACCTCGCACCAGGCGTCGAGCACACCCTCGCGGGTCACCGGTACCAGCATGACGGCGACGCACACCAGAACCGCGGAGGCCACCGCGGCGCTGACAAGCCGAGTCCGCCGGCTGGTATCGGGGATGCGCACCGTTCGATCTGCCTCCCGTTCTCAGCGCTTCCGCGGCCGTGCGGTCCCGGGGCCCACGCCGCGAGGCGAGGCTTCGGGACCACCGTCCACAGCATGCAGGCTACCCGGAGGGCGAAAACCCCACAGTGGCGAAGGCGCATGCCGGGCACCGCGGAAGGGGGCGGGAGCGGCCCTCGACAGGCGCGGACGGCCGCGCCCGGTGCGGGGACGCCTCAGCGCGCGCCGCCGGTCGGCCCCGTCGCGGCGATCACTTCCACCGCCCGCTCCACCTGCACATCCGTCAGGTCCGCATGCGCCGTGAGCCGGATCCGGGAGCGGCCGTCGGGCACCGACGGCGGCCGGAAGCAGCCCACAGCGACGCCGGCGGCGCGGCAGCGCTCGGCCCAGGCCACGGCCTCCCCGCGGGAGGGGGCGGCGACCGAGACGACGGCGGCATCCGGCCGGGTCGCGTCCAGCCCGGCCGCGTTCAGCCCTGCGGAGAGTCTGAGCGCGACAGACCGCAGCCGGCCGGGACGCTCCGGTTCGGCCCGCAGCAGCCGCAACGCGGCCAGCGCGCCGCCGGCGGCGGGCGGCGCCAGCCCGGTGTCGAAGACGAAGCTGCGGGCCGTCTCCACCAGATGCCGGACGAGGGCGCCCGGTCCCAGGACGGCTCCGCCCTGCGCGCCCAGCGACTTCGACAGCGTGACCGCCGCCGCCGCGCCCGGCGCACCGCGCAGTCCCGCCGCGGTCAGCGCGCCCGCGCCGCCTTCTCCGACGACGCCGAGCCCGTGCGCATCGTCCAGCAGCAGCGCGGCGCCGTCCTCGGCGCAGGCGCGAGCCAGGGCCGCGGTGTCGGTCAGGTCCCCGTCCACGGAGAACACGGTGTCGGTGAGCAGCATCCGGTGCTCGCGCCCCGCGTCGGCCAGGGCCGCCTCGGCCGCGGCGGTGTCGGCGTGGTCGAACAGCAGCACGCGCGTGCCCGCCGCCTTGGCCAGCCGCGCGGCGTCGATGAGGGAGGCGTGGTTGTTGCGGTCGCAGACCAGCGCCGCCGACGGGCCGGACAGGGAGGTGACCATGCCGAGGTTGGCGGTGTAGCCGGACGAGAACACCAGAGCCGCCTCTGTGCCGCAGAAGTCGGCGAGCTCGTCTTCGAGTTCGCGGTGGAGCATCGTGTCGCCGGTGACCAGGCGGGACCCGGTGGCGCCGGCGCCCCAGCGGCGCGCGGCGGCCGCGGCCGCCGCGGTCACGTCGGGGTGGCGGGCGAATGCGAGGTAGTCGTTGCCCGCCAGGTCGACGGTGCCCGCGCCGGGGTCCGCGGACCGGGGACGCAACCGCCGGGTCAGGCCCGCGGACGCGCGCTCGCGGGCCGCGTCGGCGAGCCGGTCGAACGGAGCGGGGCTCCGGGTCGCCATACCTCCTCCTCGTCGGCTCGTTCACTGGCTCCGGTGCGGCGCGGACGCGCCTGCCGTCGGCATGCCGCCGTCGCGGACTCGGTACCACAGGGGAGAGGTCACCGGAGGGGTCGGTCCGCCGACCCGCCGTACCCGCCTGTGCTCCGGCGTGTGACCGCGCAGACGGCCGCTCCCGCGGTGCCCGACTCGCCCGGCCGCCGCGCCACCGTCGCCGCGGCGGCCGGTACGTGAGAAGGGCCCCGCACCAGGGAAGCGCGCCCCTTCCCCGCGTCCGCCCGGCCGGCTACCGGGCGTCCGAGGCGGGGCCTGTGCCACTGTCACATCCGCACAGCCCGAGCGGATGTGCGGG is a window from the Streptomonospora litoralis genome containing:
- a CDS encoding SGNH/GDSL hydrolase family protein — encoded protein: MASAVLVCVAVMLVPVTREGVLDAWCEVTGQGCSRLEDPRRDYDGASGWRERLTPEEAATWGNYIALGDSYSSGEGAGEYAEGTAASGGCRRSANAYPERVADSFDFSGQLGFFACSRQRGEAMLQSLGETKSQIGRVTAHTSLVTIGIGGNDLGFTTILKKCMLRVPLMETTACSDQEERIERNMRAFDSTFEDIVDEIRERAPDARILVVGYPRLFPTDPEGMYYTLAPHDQEWLNHMLKRFNKQVRQSTAELDAGIVEDRQTGSVEYVRMYDALKGHEIGSEKPWLNGVLLGDFADGVRVDHGTFHPNARGHRAFSEQVLQRLEEGPDRALYAAQETLDNASPEVLAGELD
- the rocD gene encoding ornithine--oxo-acid transaminase, which codes for MSETRALGPQEAGGDPAGAVDSTAEHIRLAETHSAHNYAPLPVVIAEGEGAWVTDVEGRSYLDCLAGYSAVNFGHRNPELVAAAKRQLDRVTLTSRAFYHDRFAPFAAALAGLAGKGRVLPMNSGAEAVETAVKVARRWAYDVKGVPADQATIVVAGGNFHGRTTTIVSFSDDPDAYGGYGPYTPGFRSVPYGDADAVAEAVDSTTAAVLVEPVQGEAGVIVPPPDYLPRLRELCDRNRVLLIADEIQSGLGRTGTVRACEHTGVVPDAYLFGKALGGGILPVSAMVADEDVLGVVKPGQHGSTFGGNPMACAMGSEVVRMLREGPYLGDARRLGEVLRTRLKELEGSGAVATRCIGLWAGVDVAPELATGRRMCELLAERGVLVKDTHGSTIRLSPPLVISEDDLNRALDQVAAVLHDLGATRA
- a CDS encoding aminotransferase class I/II-fold pyridoxal phosphate-dependent enzyme; the protein is MATRSPAPFDRLADAARERASAGLTRRLRPRSADPGAGTVDLAGNDYLAFARHPDVTAAAAAAARRWGAGATGSRLVTGDTMLHRELEDELADFCGTEAALVFSSGYTANLGMVTSLSGPSAALVCDRNNHASLIDAARLAKAAGTRVLLFDHADTAAAEAALADAGREHRMLLTDTVFSVDGDLTDTAALARACAEDGAALLLDDAHGLGVVGEGGAGALTAAGLRGAPGAAAAVTLSKSLGAQGGAVLGPGALVRHLVETARSFVFDTGLAPPAAGGALAALRLLRAEPERPGRLRSVALRLSAGLNAAGLDATRPDAAVVSVAAPSRGEAVAWAERCRAAGVAVGCFRPPSVPDGRSRIRLTAHADLTDVQVERAVEVIAATGPTGGAR